The following proteins are co-located in the Ailuropoda melanoleuca isolate Jingjing chromosome 13, ASM200744v2, whole genome shotgun sequence genome:
- the LOC117795740 gene encoding laminin subunit alpha-5-like yields the protein MPDFSPQRLSPGRRGRSAAKSVAGGDPNQTIQGQYCDICTAANSNRAHPVSNAIDGTERWWQSPPLSRGLEYNEVNVTLDLGQVFHVAYVLIKFANSPRPDLWVLERSTDFGQTYQPWHFFASSKRDCLERFGPQTLERITRDDQVVCSTEYSRIVPLENGEVGPGVAPWASKRDCLERFGPQTLERITRDDQVVCSTEYSRIVPLENGERKRLLAPRPRGGALDAWGRLAELMLLSETRALELAQGGCGLGRGRWD from the exons ATGCCTGACTTTTCGCCGCAGCGCCTGTCCCCGGGCCGCCGGGGGCGCTCGGCCGCCAAGAG CGTGGCGGGCGGGGACCCCAACCAGACCATCCAG GGCCAGTACTGTGACATCTGCACGGCTGCCAACAGCAACAGGGCGCACCCCGTGAGCAACGCCATCGACGGCACAGAGCGCTGGTGGCAGAGCCCACCGCTGTCCCGGGGACTAGAGTACAACGAGGTCAACGTCACCCTGGACCTGGGCCAG GTCTTCCACGTGGCCTACGTGCTCATCAAGTTCGCCAACTCGCCGCGGCCGGACCTCTGGGTGCTGGAGCGGTCCACGGACTTTGGCCAAACCTACCAGCCATGGCACTTCTTTGCCT CCTCCAAGAGGGACTGCTTGGAGCGGTTCGGGCCGCAGACGCTGGAGCGCATCACACGGGACGACCAGGTCGTGTGCTCCACGGAGTACTCTCGGATCGTGCCCCTGGAGAATGGCGAGGTAGGCCCCGGGGTGGCCCCGTGGG CCTCCAAGAGGGACTGCTTGGAGCGGTTCGGGCCGCAGACGCTGGAGCGCATCACACGGGACGACCAGGTCGTGTGCTCCACGGAGTACTCTCGGATCGTGCCCCTGGAGAATGGCGAG AGGAAGCGGCTCCTGGCCCCTCGCCCCCGGGGAGGCGCCCTGGATGCATGGGGGCGTCTGGCCGAGCTCATGCTGCTGAGTGAGACCCGGGCCCTGGAGCTGGCCCAGGGAGGCTGTGGGCTCGGCCGTGGGAGGTGGGATTAG